Proteins found in one Ascaphus truei isolate aAscTru1 unplaced genomic scaffold, aAscTru1.hap1 HAP1_SCAFFOLD_471, whole genome shotgun sequence genomic segment:
- the LOC142484929 gene encoding E3 ubiquitin-protein ligase RNF114-like, with protein MAGELRRQSSGGARDTDPMDRFMCPICLEVFDSPYKVTCGHIFCTSCLQECLKLKHPICGVCRSTLAPDKRAVELEKQMEAIETTCKGCNKKMYLSKMRLHATSCTKYQSYVMDGIKSVTKPQHARDVPNRFTFTCPYCRVQNLDQDGLVDHCRKYHFTDPTPVVCPICASMPWGDPGYRSANFMEHVNRRHRFSYDTFVDYSADEDAMMNEALLRSLRDK; from the exons ATGGCGGGGGAGCTGCGCAGGCAGAGCTCCGGGGGGGCCCGGGACACCGACCCCATGGACAGGTTCATGTGTCCCATCTGCCTGGAGGTCTTCGACAGCCCCTACAAGGTGACGTGCGGACACAT ATTCTGTACCTCGTgcctgcaggaatgtctgaagcTGAAGCACCCGATATGTGGTGTGTGTCGTAGTACGTTGGCTCCCGATAAGAGGGCCGTAGAACTGGAGAAGCAGATGGAAGCCATTGAGACGACATGCAAAGGCTGCAATAAGAAA atgtaCCTGTCGAAGATGCGTCTCCACGCCACTTCCTGTACCAAATACCAGAGCTATGTAATGGATGGCATTAAGTCTGTGACGAAGCCCCAGCACGCGCG AGACGTCCCAAACCGTTTCACCTTCACCTGCCCATACTGCAGGGTACAGAACCTGGACCAGGATGGCTTGGTGGACCACTGCAGGAAATACCACTTCACGGACCCGACCCCAGTG GTGTGCCCAATCTGTGCCTCCATGCCGTGGGGGGACCCGGGCTACCGCAGCGCCAACTTCATGGAGCACGTTAACCGCAGGCATCGCTTTTCATACGACACCTTCGTG gATTACAGTGCTGACGAGGACGCGATGATGAATGAGGCGTTATTGCGATCCCTGAGAGATAAATAA
- the SPATA2 gene encoding spermatogenesis-associated protein 2, with protein sequence MDTKYKEDLFRKYVQFHESKLDASDNKPRTVSDEYLRTAASALLSLPKIDPFYRFRLIKFYDVCENSLKSLRTSNLRSLHNAAAMLETIGINLFLYPWKKEYKNIKTYTGPFVYYVRAALIDDDIRHILNNMGYIHELGTVYKLKDHVDTAQVKRVSFELFLARVECELLLEIYLQVKDKGYLEIDVVNERRNSNEDVRGCTDEMKRRAVGKETLNTSMARMVLQKSASERAPSKDYFKPKVTKPSKSVDTYESYWESKNKPPLMASLCLRKEPVLVDTEDDLKDEIIRPSPSLMAMSSSPHGCSDEFLNLSANPNGVLRTPPTYSYFPSEDDVDLYTDADSRLLNLKRQEFAKPDVWLVKNELNPAYHKRSHLAKETVFMKCQSCGVSSGGPVCQKCDNMLIFRPDCPSLKQSSLPIKTAVQNDNFSAGSVLREKSSYGTSTQDRASQQNPKMKPSSTLRCGFCNRPGATNTCTVCSKVSCDACISAYSHEYCCRKSDFHKFAPNNQLNYKSSQLPHPVYR encoded by the exons ATGGATACGAAGTACAAGGAAGACCTCTTCAGAAAGTATGTACAGTTTCATGAATCAAAATTGGATGCTTCTGACAATAAACCGCGCACGGTCAGTGATGAGTACCTCCGGACCGCAGCATCAGCCTTACTCAGCCTGCCTAAAATTGATCCCTTTTATCGATTCCGGCTGATCAAGTTCTACGATGTTTGTGAAAACTCTCTTAAATCCCTGCGGACTTCCAACCTGCGCTCTCTTCACAATGCCGCTGCCATGCTGGAAACCATTGGCATCAATCTTTTCCTTTATCCGTGGAAGAAAGAGTACAAAAATATCAAG ACATACACCGGCCCATTTGTTTATTATGTGAGAGCTGCTTTAATTGACGATGACATCCGGCACATTTTGAACAATATGGGTTATATCCATGAACTTGGAACAGTATACAAACTGAAAGACCATGTGGACACCGCTCAAGTAAAAAGAGTTTCCTTTGAGCTCTTTCTAGCACGTGTTGAATGCGAGCTGCTATTGGAAATCTATTTGCAAGTGAAGGACAAAGGTTATTTGGAGATCGATGTTGTAAACGAGCGAAGGAATAGCAATGAGGATGTGAGAGGATGCACTGATGAAATGAAGAGGCGTGCCGTTGGCAAGGAGACCTTAAACACCTCCATGGCAAGGATGGTCCTGCAGAAGTCGGCCAGCGAAAGAGCACCGTCTAAAGACTACTTCAAACCGAAAGTAACAAAACCATCGAAATCTGTCGATACGTACGAGAGCTACTGGGAAAGCAAAAATAAGCCCCCGCTGATGGCCTCGTTGTGTCTGAGAAAAGAACCGGTTTTAGTAGATACAGAGGACGACCTCAAAGATGAAATAATACGTCCGTCACCTTCTTTGATGGCAATGTCCAGCTCTCCGCATGGTTGCTCTGATGAATTCTTGAACCTTTCGGCTAACCCTAACGGAGTATTAAGAACACCCCCAACTTACAGCTATTTCCCctctgaagatgatgttgatTTGTATACCGATGCAGATTCGAGATTGCTAAACTTAAAGAGGCAAGAATTTGCCAAACCCGATGTGTGGCTAGTTAAAAACGAGCTGAATCCGGCTTATCACAAGCGTTCGCACTTAGCCAAAGAGACCGTTTTCATGAAGTGCCAAAGTTGTGGCGTATCCTCTGGTGGCCCTGTATGCCAAAAGTGTGACAATATGCTTATCTTTAGACCAGATTGCCCATCGCTCAAGCAGAGCAGCTTACCAATCAAGACAGCTGTTCAAAATGACAATTTCTCCGCCGGGTCGGTGTTGCGTGAGAAGTCTTCATATGGGACATCAACACAAGACAGGGCTTCCCAACAAAACCCCAAAATGAAGCCTTCCAGCACGCTACGCTGTGGCTTTTGCAATCGGCCAGGAGCCACCAACACATGCACAGTTTGTTCCAAAGTCTCATGTGACGCCTGTATCAGCGCTTACAGTCACGAATATTGCTGCCGAAAAAGCGATTTCCATAAATTTGCACCTAACAATCAGTTAAACTATAAATCATCCCAGCTGCCCCACCCTGTTTATAGATAG